The following is a genomic window from Nitrospira sp..
AGGCCTTGTTTTACATCGCGGCGTTGGTCGGGGTGGCCGCGACCGGCATGGTCATCACCAGACACAACGCGGTGCACGCGCTGCTCTACTTGATCGTATCGCTGCTGGCCGTCGCGCTGATCTTCTTTCTCCTCGGGGCTCCGTTCGTCGCGGCGCTGGAGGTCATGATCTACGCCGGCGCCATCATGGTCTTGTTTCTGTTTGTGGTGATGATGTTGAACCAAGGGCCTTCGACGGTGGAACAGGAACGGCGTTGGCTGCAGCCCGGCATGTGGACCGGTCCGTCGATCCTGGCGGTCATCTTGCTCGGGGAGCTCGTCTATTTGTTCGGTTCCGGGACGGTGCAAGACATCCACGCCATCGTCCCGGTCGATCCGAAACAGGTGAGTTTGGTGCTGTTGGGGCCCTATCTGATCGGTGTCGAGTTGGCTTCCATGCTTCTGCTGCCGGGGCTAATCGGGGCCTACCACTTGGGTCGCCGCCTCACGAAAGCGGAGGCTTCCACGTGACCACGACTGCGTCGCTTCCCTTGATGCAGGGGTTACTGCTGGCCGGACTCTTGTTCGGACTCGGATTGATCGGGTTGCTCGTGCGCCGCAACATCATCTTCGTGCTGATGGCGGTCGAGATCATGCTGAATGCCGCCGGACTGGCCTTCGTCGTGGCCGGCGCCCGTTGGGGACAGGCCGATGGGCAAGTCATGTTCCTGTTCGTCCTCGCGTTGGCGGCGGCGGAGGTCTCCGTAGGATTGGCGCTCGTGTTGCGGTTTTATCGTGAGTTCAACCAGCTTGATGCCGACGCAGCTTGCAGGATGTGGGGCTAGGATGCTCGAACTGCTTTGGCTGGTGCCCGCGCTCCCGTTTTTCGGATCGGCACTCTTGGCCGTCGCAGGAGGATGGTGCTCTCGCAGGGTCCTGACAGTGGTCGGAGTCGGTTCCGTCGCCGGTTCGATGATCGTGGCGGGACTCGTCGGCTTCCGGTTCCTTCGGTCGGTCCATTCCGACCCCGTCTACGGCCAGACGCTGTGGACCTGGATGGGTGTCTCCGGCTTTGCCCCGACCATCGGTTTCCATCTGGATGCCCTTTCGCTCGTGATGATGCTGGTCATCACGGTCGTGAGCCTGCTCATTCATGTGTATTCCACCGAGTTCATGATCGACGACGAGGGCTACCGCCGTTTCTTTGCCTACATGAACCTGTTTGTCGCCTCGATGTTGACGCTGGTGCTGGCGGACAATCTGCTGCTGCTCTACCTGGGGTGGGAGGGAGTCGGGCTCTGCAGTTATCTCCTGATCGGGTTCTGGTACCGCGAGCCGGTGAACGGGCAGGCGGCGCAGAAGGCCTTCATCGTGACACGCCTGGGGGATGCCGCGCTGGCGGTCGGGCTCTTCCTCCTGTTTGCCCGCTTGAACACGTTGAACATTCAGGATCTCCTGCAGCGCGCCGCATCCCAATGGTCCGTCGGGTCAGGGCTCGCGATTGCCGCGGCGGCGTTGCTGCTCGGCGGTGCCGTCGGGAAGTCCGCTCAACTTCCCCTCCAGGTCTGGCTTCCCGACGCCATGGCCGGGCCGACTCCCGTGAGCGCCCTCATCCATGCGGCCACCATGGTGACGGCAGGGGTCTACCTGATCGCGCGCATGCAGGGGCTCTACAATCTGGCCCCCTCCGTTCAAACCGCGGTGGCCGTCGTCGGCGCCCTCACGCTGCTGTTGGCCGGCTGCAGCGCTCTGGTCCAACGCGACATCAAACGCGTGCTGGCCTATTCCACGATCAGCCAGATCGGGTATATGTTTTTGGCTCTCGGAGTGGGAGCCTGGACCGGGGCGATATTTCACTTCATGACCCATGCTTTCTTCAAGGCGTTGCTGTTTCTTTCCGCCGGAGCCGTGATCCTCAGCCTCCATGAGGAGCACGATATTTATGAGATGGGCGGACTGCGGACGGAACTCCCGGTCTGTTTCTGGACGTTCGTGGTCGGAGCCGCTTCGCTGGCCGGGTTGCCGCTGATCACCGCGGGTTTTTACAGCAAGGACGGAATTCTTCTGGATGTCTGGGCTTCCCCCCTGGGCGGGCCTTGGTTGTGGGCCGCCGGTATGCTCGGAGCCTTGCTTACTGCAATCTATAGCTTTCGCCTGGTCTTCGTGGTCTTTTTCGGTGAACGACGGACCGCGGTCGGCTCGAAACCTGGTCGGGCGATGACCCTGCCCTTGGTCCTGCTTGCCGGGCTCTCTCTCGTCGCCGGTTATGTCGAACTGCCGAAGCTGTTGGGGAACGTCCACCTGTTCAACGAATTGTTGCGCACCGTGCAGCCGGTGACGGAATACGACAACCTCTCCACCGGAACGCACGTCGCGCTCCTGCTGTTCACCATGGTGGTGGCTCTGCTCGGCATCTCGATCGCCTACCTGTTGTTCCTCCTGCGCCCGGGCCTCGCGACGGCCGTAGCAGGGACCGGGTGGGGCGGAGCCCTGTCTCGATGCTGGTTCGAAGGGTGGGGGTTCGACCGGCTGTACGACAGGCTGTTCGTTCGTCCGTTTCTGTGGGCGGCCAGAGTCAATCAAGACGATCTGATCGACCAGGTCTATCGATACGTGGCTTGGCTCTGCCGGTTGCTCTACGGCGCGCTCCACCGGATGCAAACCGGACAGGTCCGTTGGTATGCCGCCGTGCTGGCGACCGGATCGATCGCGATGATCGCCATCGTGGTGTTCTCATGATCTTGGCTTGGTTGATCATCATCCTGTTGGTCGCCGGTGTTCTGGCCTGGGCTCTCGAACGTCGAGATCGGGAGTGGCCGCGCCGAATCGCCCTTGCTGCGTTGGCGATCGACCTCATTCTGGGACTGACCCTCTGGGATGCGCGCGGTGATCAAACCGGCATGGCGCAAGGAGCGCACTGGATGGCCGAACTGTCTGCTCAGTGGATACCCCGGTTCGGCATCAGCCTGCACCTTGCGATGGACGGGCTGAGCCTGCTGCTGGTCCTGCTCACGCTCTTCCTCGGTCTCGTGTCCGTGGCTGCGTCCTGGACGGAGATCACGACACGGGTCGGATTCTTTCACTTCAATCTTCTGTGGGTCTTGGCAGGGGTGGTCGGGGTCTTTCTCGCCATGGACCTGTTCCTCTTCTTTGTCTTTTGGGAAGTGATGCTGGTGCCGATGTATTTTCTGATCAGCATCTGGGGACATGAGAACCGGGTCTATGCCGCGGTCAAATTCTTCCTCTTTACCCAGGCCGGCAGCCTGCTGATGCTGATTGCGATCATCGGATTGACCGCCATCCATTATCGGCAGACCGGCTTGCTGACGTTCGACTACGGGGCCCTGTTGGGCACCGCCGTGGATCCGACCACGGCGATGTGGCTCATGCTGGGGTTTTTCGCGGCTTTCGCCGTGAAACTTCCGGTCGTGCCCTTTCACACCTGGCTCCCGGATGCCCATACCGAGGCCCCGACTGCAGGCAGTGTCGTCCTGGCCGGTCTCCTGCTCAAGACCGGAGCCTACGGCCTCCTGCGATTCACCGTACCGTTGTTTCCCGAGGCTGCGCAATCCTTCGCGCCTGTCGCGATGGGCTTGGGAGTGGTCGGTATTTTCTACGGGGGAGTCCTTGCGTTTGCGCAGACCGATCTCAAACGCCTGGTGGCCTACAGCAGCATCAGTCACCTGGGGTTCGTGCTCCTCGGCATCTTTGCGGGGAACGCCCTCGCGCTGGAAGGGGCGGTCATGCAGATGCTCGCGCACGGAATCACGACCGGGGCCCTGTTCGTCTTGGTCGGGGCGTTGCAGGAACGGTTGCATACGCGCGACATGCGCCGGATGGGAGGCCTCTGGGCGACCACCCCGAGATTCGGCGCCATCGGGCTTTTCTTCGCCATCGCTTCCCTCGGGCTTCCGGGCTTGGGAAACTTCGTGGGGGAATTTCTCGTGATGTTGGGAACCTATCGGGTCAGTATGCCGATGGCGGCGCTCGCGTCGCTGGGAGTCGTAGTGGCGACCGTCTATTCGCTCGCGCTCGTCCAGCAGGCCTTCCACGGCCAGGCTCGTGAACAATGGAAGGTCGACGATTTGTCACTGTGGTCCTTGGTTTCGTTGGGTGCCATGATCGTCTTACAGCTCTGGTTGGGGCTGTATCCCCAGCCGGTGCTTGAAACGGCCGGGCAAGCTCTGCAGGCTCTGTCCGGGTTCGGCGACGCGACCATGGTCG
Proteins encoded in this region:
- a CDS encoding NADH-ubiquinone oxidoreductase chain J gives rise to the protein MAALRTAWHSRETGGVEMEALFYIAALVGVAATGMVITRHNAVHALLYLIVSLLAVALIFFLLGAPFVAALEVMIYAGAIMVLFLFVVMMLNQGPSTVEQERRWLQPGMWTGPSILAVILLGELVYLFGSGTVQDIHAIVPVDPKQVSLVLLGPYLIGVELASMLLLPGLIGAYHLGRRLTKAEAST
- a CDS encoding NADH-ubiquinone oxidoreductase chain K; translated protein: MTTTASLPLMQGLLLAGLLFGLGLIGLLVRRNIIFVLMAVEIMLNAAGLAFVVAGARWGQADGQVMFLFVLALAAAEVSVGLALVLRFYREFNQLDADAACRMWG
- a CDS encoding NADH-ubiquinone oxidoreductase chain L produces the protein MLELLWLVPALPFFGSALLAVAGGWCSRRVLTVVGVGSVAGSMIVAGLVGFRFLRSVHSDPVYGQTLWTWMGVSGFAPTIGFHLDALSLVMMLVITVVSLLIHVYSTEFMIDDEGYRRFFAYMNLFVASMLTLVLADNLLLLYLGWEGVGLCSYLLIGFWYREPVNGQAAQKAFIVTRLGDAALAVGLFLLFARLNTLNIQDLLQRAASQWSVGSGLAIAAAALLLGGAVGKSAQLPLQVWLPDAMAGPTPVSALIHAATMVTAGVYLIARMQGLYNLAPSVQTAVAVVGALTLLLAGCSALVQRDIKRVLAYSTISQIGYMFLALGVGAWTGAIFHFMTHAFFKALLFLSAGAVILSLHEEHDIYEMGGLRTELPVCFWTFVVGAASLAGLPLITAGFYSKDGILLDVWASPLGGPWLWAAGMLGALLTAIYSFRLVFVVFFGERRTAVGSKPGRAMTLPLVLLAGLSLVAGYVELPKLLGNVHLFNELLRTVQPVTEYDNLSTGTHVALLLFTMVVALLGISIAYLLFLLRPGLATAVAGTGWGGALSRCWFEGWGFDRLYDRLFVRPFLWAARVNQDDLIDQVYRYVAWLCRLLYGALHRMQTGQVRWYAAVLATGSIAMIAIVVFS
- a CDS encoding NADH-ubiquinone oxidoreductase chain M translates to MILAWLIIILLVAGVLAWALERRDREWPRRIALAALAIDLILGLTLWDARGDQTGMAQGAHWMAELSAQWIPRFGISLHLAMDGLSLLLVLLTLFLGLVSVAASWTEITTRVGFFHFNLLWVLAGVVGVFLAMDLFLFFVFWEVMLVPMYFLISIWGHENRVYAAVKFFLFTQAGSLLMLIAIIGLTAIHYRQTGLLTFDYGALLGTAVDPTTAMWLMLGFFAAFAVKLPVVPFHTWLPDAHTEAPTAGSVVLAGLLLKTGAYGLLRFTVPLFPEAAQSFAPVAMGLGVVGIFYGGVLAFAQTDLKRLVAYSSISHLGFVLLGIFAGNALALEGAVMQMLAHGITTGALFVLVGALQERLHTRDMRRMGGLWATTPRFGAIGLFFAIASLGLPGLGNFVGEFLVMLGTYRVSMPMAALASLGVVVATVYSLALVQQAFHGQAREQWKVDDLSLWSLVSLGAMIVLQLWLGLYPQPVLETAGQALQALSGFGDATMVVRR